The Fictibacillus arsenicus genome contains a region encoding:
- a CDS encoding DUF4395 domain-containing protein — MTKSPASIPRPLVRTNQWFIFLSVAATWLTGQAWILLLPLSAGLLGMFFNFNPVMRFAGLFLKKKPSEYIPEDKDQQQFNQLIAISLLALGFIGYTLNWTGVAIAATAMVAAASFIAILGFCVGCFIRFRWQQYRYQKTQNRQ, encoded by the coding sequence ATGACAAAAAGTCCTGCTTCTATCCCTAGACCTTTAGTCCGCACGAATCAATGGTTTATATTTTTATCAGTTGCAGCCACATGGCTAACTGGTCAAGCATGGATTCTATTGTTGCCATTAAGCGCTGGATTACTTGGAATGTTCTTTAACTTTAATCCGGTGATGAGGTTTGCAGGATTATTTTTGAAAAAGAAACCATCTGAATATATTCCTGAAGATAAAGATCAGCAGCAATTTAACCAGCTTATCGCCATTTCGCTATTAGCTCTAGGATTTATCGGATACACACTGAATTGGACTGGGGTCGCTATAGCTGCAACTGCAATGGTAGCAGCTGCATCATTCATCGCTATATTAGGATTTTGCGTTGGCTGCTTTATCCGGTTCAGATGGCAGCAGTATCGGTATCAGAAAACACAAAATCGACAATAA
- a CDS encoding PaaI family thioesterase, whose protein sequence is MKIKRDDTEVHYQYAEEIREKLNQDTFAQWLGIELTEMGPGSAEAEMTITENMLNAHGTAHGAVLFAIADFVFAVACNSYGKTSVGLSVNIGYLAACQKGDKITAKASEIKRNHRTSWYEVTVENSNEAVAHLSALSYRKNDYFVGGEEE, encoded by the coding sequence ATGAAGATAAAACGAGATGATACAGAGGTCCATTATCAATATGCTGAGGAAATCCGAGAAAAACTGAATCAAGACACATTTGCCCAGTGGCTCGGAATTGAACTGACGGAAATGGGGCCAGGAAGTGCAGAGGCTGAGATGACGATAACGGAGAACATGCTGAACGCACACGGGACCGCGCATGGAGCAGTGCTTTTTGCGATCGCCGATTTTGTGTTTGCAGTGGCATGTAATTCATATGGAAAAACATCGGTAGGGCTGTCGGTGAACATCGGTTATTTAGCAGCTTGTCAAAAAGGGGATAAAATAACCGCAAAAGCTTCAGAAATCAAGCGGAATCATCGCACATCTTGGTATGAAGTGACGGTTGAAAACTCAAATGAGGCGGTTGCTCATTTGAGTGCACTGTCCTATAGGAAGAACGACTACTTTGTAGGCGGGGAAGAGGAGTAG
- a CDS encoding peroxiredoxin family protein — translation MLKTGDKAPDFTLKSETGEPFSFHQHLEKDERFHLLVFFRGEWCPVCNDQLKELEQNIDTFNELNTHILAISTDEMENLNKMKETHSLSFPVFSDPERAAAEPYGVQYHNGELYEDHGQHGEPALFLVDDQKRVLYFDIQTGPFGRPTAEDLRKTIKYIKKTLQK, via the coding sequence ATGTTAAAAACAGGCGATAAGGCGCCAGATTTTACTTTAAAGAGTGAAACTGGAGAACCGTTTTCTTTTCATCAGCACCTGGAGAAAGATGAACGTTTCCATCTGCTCGTTTTCTTCCGGGGAGAATGGTGTCCGGTATGTAACGATCAATTAAAAGAGCTTGAACAGAACATCGACACCTTTAATGAATTAAACACACACATTCTAGCGATTTCGACCGACGAAATGGAAAACCTGAATAAAATGAAGGAAACACATTCACTGTCATTTCCAGTTTTCAGTGATCCTGAAAGAGCTGCGGCAGAACCATATGGTGTGCAATATCATAACGGAGAGCTCTATGAAGATCATGGCCAACACGGTGAACCGGCACTGTTTTTAGTGGATGACCAAAAACGTGTGCTGTACTTCGATATTCAGACAGGACCATTTGGCAGACCGACAGCAGAGGATTTAAGAAAGACGATCAAATATATCAAAAAAACATTGCAAAAATAA
- a CDS encoding S8 family peptidase, with amino-acid sequence MFKKIATMAAVLPLVVSLASPASAAKSTEVKANVTPQEIIVKFKDGVSDSKAKSLAVKAKDEVKEKGSKFHVIKVKEGTVEEAIAEYEKSGDVEYAEPNYTYHASWTPNDTYFSNGVQWAPQKVSAQSAWDITRGSSSVKVAILDTGVDYNHPDLAGGVIKGYDYVDNDWDPMDRHDHGTHAAGIAAATTNNARGIAGMAPNVMIYAVRVLDANGSGTLDDIANGIYHAVDNGSKVVSLSLGGPSGSTSLQNAVNYAASKGVVVVAAAGNESTSAPSYPAYYSNAIAVAATDRNDLKASFSNYGSWVDVAAPGVDIASTVRNGGYAYMSGTSMACPLVAGIAGLLASQGRSASNIRAAIENTADYTSGTGSYYSKGRVNAADAVRY; translated from the coding sequence ATGTTTAAGAAGATTGCCACTATGGCAGCAGTACTACCATTAGTTGTATCTCTTGCATCACCGGCTTCAGCGGCGAAAAGTACCGAAGTAAAGGCGAATGTAACTCCTCAAGAAATTATCGTAAAATTTAAAGATGGTGTTTCAGACTCCAAGGCAAAGTCGTTAGCAGTTAAAGCAAAGGATGAAGTAAAAGAAAAAGGTTCAAAATTCCACGTGATTAAAGTTAAAGAAGGAACAGTAGAAGAAGCTATTGCAGAATATGAAAAGAGCGGAGATGTAGAGTACGCGGAACCGAACTATACATACCATGCTTCTTGGACACCGAATGACACGTATTTCTCAAATGGCGTACAATGGGCTCCTCAAAAAGTCAGTGCACAATCGGCTTGGGATATTACTCGCGGATCTTCTTCTGTAAAAGTGGCGATTCTCGATACAGGTGTTGATTACAACCACCCTGATTTAGCAGGCGGAGTAATTAAAGGGTATGACTATGTGGACAACGATTGGGATCCAATGGACCGACATGATCATGGTACACATGCTGCAGGTATTGCGGCTGCAACAACAAACAATGCTCGCGGAATTGCAGGTATGGCGCCGAACGTTATGATTTATGCGGTACGTGTACTTGATGCAAACGGAAGCGGAACTTTAGATGACATCGCGAACGGGATCTATCATGCTGTTGATAACGGTTCTAAAGTTGTTTCCTTAAGCCTTGGGGGACCAAGCGGATCAACCTCCCTTCAAAACGCTGTAAACTATGCAGCTTCTAAAGGTGTAGTTGTTGTAGCTGCAGCAGGTAATGAAAGCACATCTGCTCCAAGCTACCCGGCTTACTATTCAAATGCGATCGCTGTAGCAGCTACTGACCGCAACGATCTTAAAGCTTCTTTCTCAAACTACGGTTCTTGGGTTGATGTAGCAGCTCCAGGAGTAGACATTGCTTCTACAGTTCGTAACGGAGGCTATGCTTACATGTCTGGTACTTCAATGGCTTGTCCTCTAGTAGCAGGGATTGCTGGATTGCTAGCTTCACAGGGACGCAGTGCATCCAACATTCGTGCAGCGATCGAGAACACAGCTGATTACACATCTGGGACAGGTTCTTACTACTCTAAAGGGCGTGTAAACGCAGCGGATGCTGTTCGCTACTAA
- a CDS encoding S8 family peptidase, whose protein sequence is MSEIRLIPFVLEDVMEISKEEIPYGVEMINAPAFWREGEKGQSVVVAVLDTGCDTSHPELANRIADGRNFVEGEEDDYTDAHYHGTHVAGTIAATLNNAGVAGVAPDVKLLICRVLGKDGSGTYQGIIDAIDYSVKWRGENGERVRVISMSLGGPNDVPELHEAIQRAVLEGVLVVCAAGNEGDNKEDTNEHAFPGAYKEVVQVGAVDAKMKLAPFSNTNDEIDLVAPGVDVISTYPGNKYAKLSGTSMATPHVSGAAALLIEREEKLFGRELSEAEVYAQLVKNTLSIGLTKKAEGNGLLVLNAQEKAVCDKDTYRAMRIPMETAAAKDPDS, encoded by the coding sequence ATGAGTGAAATTCGTTTAATTCCCTTTGTGCTGGAAGATGTAATGGAAATATCGAAAGAGGAAATTCCATACGGTGTTGAAATGATCAACGCTCCTGCTTTTTGGCGTGAAGGTGAAAAAGGACAAAGTGTTGTGGTGGCTGTTCTCGACACAGGCTGTGACACGAGTCATCCTGAACTCGCTAATAGAATCGCAGACGGACGGAATTTCGTAGAAGGAGAGGAAGACGATTATACGGATGCCCATTACCATGGAACACATGTTGCAGGTACGATTGCGGCAACGCTAAATAATGCAGGTGTTGCAGGCGTTGCACCAGACGTGAAGCTGCTGATCTGCCGGGTACTCGGTAAAGATGGAAGCGGAACGTATCAAGGGATTATCGATGCCATCGATTATTCGGTAAAATGGCGAGGCGAGAACGGGGAGAGAGTACGTGTGATCTCGATGTCACTCGGTGGACCGAACGATGTCCCTGAACTTCATGAAGCGATTCAAAGAGCAGTGTTGGAAGGTGTTCTTGTAGTCTGTGCGGCTGGAAATGAGGGGGACAACAAGGAAGATACAAACGAACATGCTTTTCCTGGGGCTTATAAAGAAGTAGTACAAGTTGGTGCAGTAGATGCCAAAATGAAGCTGGCACCTTTTTCAAACACAAATGATGAAATTGATCTCGTGGCACCAGGTGTTGATGTGATCTCGACCTATCCTGGTAATAAATATGCCAAGCTGTCTGGAACTTCGATGGCAACTCCGCATGTTTCAGGTGCAGCAGCTTTACTGATCGAACGAGAGGAAAAACTGTTTGGCCGCGAGCTCTCTGAAGCAGAAGTTTATGCTCAGCTCGTTAAAAACACCTTAAGCATCGGATTAACGAAGAAGGCGGAAGGAAATGGATTGCTTGTCTTGAACGCGCAGGAAAAAGCGGTGTGTGATAAGGATACTTATCGAGCAATGAGAATTCCGATGGAAACGGCAGCAGCCAAAGATCCAGACTCATAA
- a CDS encoding MBL fold metallo-hydrolase: MFALLIIIAVLVVVFLFITFHPVFGSNPSKETKTKYSSLEHYSNGTFVNQITTEMATDFRSMLPVLKEFLKGNPNRQPAQQIPIKPLQFSAQNMNQKTKVTWFGHSSLLLEIDNKRILLDPMFGKAPSPIPWFGNKRYSKELPISVEDLPQIDLVVYSHDHYDHLDYGTVKKLKSKVKRFIVPLGVSSHLVRWGVEPDNIQECNWWDEIVAAGLTLVCTPARHFSGRSLTNRNSTLWCSWVIKGQETKIYFSGDSGYGPHFKEIGEKYGPFDLTLMECGQYHKKWAAIHMMPEETVQAHLDVKGKMMIPIHWGAFTLSLHNWIDPVERAVKAANVNNVMISTPQIGETISLDDEHPRTNWWKS, from the coding sequence ATGTTTGCTTTGCTCATAATAATCGCTGTATTAGTGGTTGTGTTCTTATTCATCACTTTTCATCCGGTGTTTGGAAGCAATCCCTCTAAAGAAACTAAAACGAAGTACAGTTCACTCGAACATTATTCTAACGGTACGTTCGTCAATCAAATTACTACCGAAATGGCTACAGATTTCCGGTCCATGCTGCCTGTATTAAAAGAATTTCTAAAAGGAAATCCGAACAGACAGCCCGCTCAGCAGATTCCAATAAAACCGCTTCAGTTTTCTGCTCAGAATATGAACCAAAAAACAAAAGTGACTTGGTTCGGTCATTCTTCGTTATTGCTGGAAATTGATAATAAACGAATCCTTCTTGATCCAATGTTCGGAAAAGCACCGTCGCCCATTCCCTGGTTCGGCAACAAACGCTACAGCAAAGAACTGCCGATTTCTGTTGAAGATCTGCCTCAGATAGATCTGGTTGTATATTCTCATGATCATTACGATCATCTCGATTATGGCACGGTAAAAAAACTAAAGAGTAAAGTAAAGCGGTTTATAGTTCCGCTCGGAGTCAGCAGCCATCTGGTAAGATGGGGTGTAGAGCCAGATAACATACAAGAATGTAACTGGTGGGATGAAATTGTCGCAGCGGGTCTCACACTTGTTTGTACACCTGCAAGGCATTTCTCTGGCAGGAGTTTAACGAATCGCAATTCAACGCTATGGTGTTCTTGGGTTATCAAAGGACAAGAGACGAAAATCTATTTTAGCGGTGACAGCGGATATGGTCCGCATTTTAAAGAGATAGGTGAAAAATATGGACCTTTTGATTTAACCTTGATGGAGTGCGGTCAATACCATAAAAAGTGGGCTGCGATTCATATGATGCCAGAAGAAACCGTGCAGGCACATCTAGATGTAAAAGGGAAGATGATGATTCCCATTCACTGGGGAGCCTTTACATTATCATTGCATAACTGGATAGATCCAGTTGAACGGGCGGTCAAAGCTGCGAATGTTAATAACGTGATGATTTCTACCCCTCAAATAGGTGAAACGATATCTTTAGATGATGAACACCCTCGTACTAATTGGTGGAAATCCTGA
- a CDS encoding cupin domain-containing protein, translating to MKMLSENVKTLFFTDDGKIPNHPSWPVLLYVGELKEPQDALDVFEENGWTNGWKNGVFDYHHYHSNTHEVLGVMSGEAVLLLGGEDGVSVTVSKGDVIVLPAGTGHKMIGCSTDFKVAGAYPGGMEHNLKKGEPDERPEVLDEIMLVPLPETDPLFGKEGPLLELWKSK from the coding sequence ATGAAAATGTTAAGCGAAAATGTTAAAACGCTGTTCTTTACGGATGATGGCAAGATTCCAAATCATCCTTCTTGGCCAGTTCTATTGTACGTTGGTGAACTAAAAGAACCTCAGGATGCACTGGATGTTTTTGAGGAAAACGGATGGACTAACGGCTGGAAGAATGGCGTGTTCGATTACCACCATTACCACAGCAACACACATGAAGTATTAGGGGTTATGAGCGGTGAAGCCGTACTTTTATTAGGCGGTGAAGACGGTGTTTCCGTTACCGTTTCTAAAGGGGATGTTATCGTTCTACCTGCAGGAACCGGCCATAAAATGATCGGATGCAGCACTGACTTTAAAGTAGCTGGAGCGTATCCGGGCGGAATGGAACACAACCTCAAAAAAGGTGAGCCTGACGAACGCCCTGAAGTGCTCGATGAGATTATGCTAGTTCCATTGCCAGAAACGGATCCGCTGTTCGGAAAAGAAGGTCCTCTGTTAGAGTTATGGAAAAGCAAATAA
- a CDS encoding thioredoxin family protein, translating into MADLNTWFEKGMTRYAYINAMNTHKENLLSIYNAFVLPDPMKDALQGMQKSRLRAIVITEDWCGDAMLNLPVFMRMADEALIDVRFIQRDKNSELMDRYLTNKAKSIPIIIFIDEKGKEIVKWGPRAPKLQQLVEERKKKLPAKDDPRYEKAFKLFADKISTLFTTDHALWEEVSLDIIKKLLTKVNVNSL; encoded by the coding sequence ATGGCTGACCTCAATACTTGGTTTGAAAAAGGCATGACTCGCTATGCATATATAAATGCTATGAATACACACAAAGAGAACCTGCTTTCGATCTATAATGCATTCGTACTTCCAGATCCGATGAAAGACGCGTTGCAAGGCATGCAAAAAAGCCGGTTAAGAGCTATTGTGATCACCGAAGACTGGTGCGGTGATGCGATGCTGAATCTCCCTGTTTTTATGCGGATGGCGGATGAAGCGCTCATTGACGTCCGTTTTATTCAGCGTGACAAAAATTCAGAACTGATGGATCGATACCTTACAAATAAAGCAAAGTCTATTCCGATCATTATTTTTATAGATGAAAAGGGAAAGGAGATTGTGAAATGGGGACCGCGCGCTCCGAAATTGCAGCAGCTTGTTGAGGAACGTAAGAAGAAGCTTCCTGCTAAAGACGATCCGCGCTATGAAAAAGCATTCAAGCTTTTTGCAGACAAAATTTCAACTCTTTTCACGACAGACCACGCCTTATGGGAAGAAGTCAGTCTTGATATCATAAAAAAATTATTAACTAAAGTAAATGTCAACAGCCTGTAA
- a CDS encoding CobW family GTP-binding protein: MKKANVIILAGFLGSGKTTLLKQLLQREKERNHKTAVLMNELGQVSIDSDAVPGDIPLKELLNGCICCSLSDQLEKQLWGLCKENELDTLIIEATGAAHPIDVLDACLSPYLLDELHVSGIISVMDAPRWLDRGTMSVQAKMLMLEQIKHADFIIWNKTGALSDEQKQSIKEDAKRLNEGTPYVLTDYAKTDIDQLFALSVKDRKEHQKVTADKLKVKTWMYSFTGTVKKEAFENWLREAPSSIYRIKGYIKLEDGKIYLFQYSYGLPIYEKELMKMPLRLVFIGEDLDTEKLAEGLKQIEQ, from the coding sequence ATGAAAAAAGCGAACGTAATTATTTTGGCAGGATTTTTAGGAAGCGGAAAAACAACCTTGCTTAAGCAGCTGCTTCAGCGGGAAAAGGAACGAAATCACAAAACAGCTGTCCTCATGAACGAACTTGGACAAGTTTCAATTGATTCCGATGCGGTCCCGGGAGATATCCCGTTAAAAGAATTGCTTAATGGCTGTATCTGCTGCTCATTGTCCGATCAGCTTGAAAAGCAGCTTTGGGGACTTTGTAAAGAAAATGAACTCGACACTTTAATCATTGAAGCAACAGGTGCTGCTCATCCGATTGATGTGCTGGATGCTTGTTTGTCACCATACCTGCTTGATGAACTGCATGTATCTGGAATCATTTCGGTCATGGATGCACCAAGGTGGCTTGACCGGGGTACGATGAGTGTACAGGCAAAAATGCTGATGCTGGAACAAATAAAGCATGCGGACTTCATCATATGGAACAAGACTGGTGCTTTGTCAGATGAACAGAAGCAATCAATAAAAGAAGACGCGAAACGCTTGAATGAAGGGACTCCATACGTACTGACTGATTATGCGAAAACAGACATTGATCAGCTGTTCGCACTCTCTGTAAAAGACAGAAAAGAGCATCAAAAAGTTACAGCAGACAAACTAAAGGTGAAAACGTGGATGTATTCATTCACAGGTACTGTCAAAAAAGAAGCCTTTGAAAACTGGCTGCGTGAAGCACCATCTTCCATATACCGGATCAAAGGCTACATTAAGCTTGAAGACGGAAAAATCTATCTTTTTCAATACTCTTACGGGTTGCCAATTTACGAAAAAGAGCTGATGAAAATGCCGTTAAGATTAGTGTTTATCGGTGAGGATTTGGATACGGAAAAATTAGCAGAAGGATTAAAACAGATAGAGCAATAA
- a CDS encoding DUF4830 domain-containing protein translates to MKKLRYAIGFFILTFFLVLLIMKLTFQQLIPDSHRAFIEEKGWDLSFYYPKKEPFTIPDYPEPLETFSLAGVDFTGLEKTKITRHRYRLEQKCDTRNLEAVILSGENKIIGSYIEVSDTVPGVAEMVEKEDFMNRDYCFN, encoded by the coding sequence TTGAAAAAGTTACGATATGCAATTGGCTTTTTCATTCTGACTTTTTTCCTTGTCTTGCTCATTATGAAACTCACTTTTCAACAGCTGATTCCTGACAGCCATAGAGCTTTTATTGAAGAAAAAGGCTGGGATCTGTCTTTTTATTACCCTAAGAAAGAACCGTTTACGATACCTGACTATCCTGAGCCGTTGGAAACCTTTTCTTTAGCTGGAGTTGATTTTACCGGACTTGAAAAAACTAAAATAACGAGACACCGATATAGATTAGAACAAAAATGCGATACTAGAAATTTAGAGGCAGTGATCTTATCTGGAGAAAATAAGATTATTGGAAGTTATATTGAAGTCTCGGATACAGTTCCCGGGGTAGCGGAAATGGTTGAAAAGGAAGACTTTATGAACAGAGATTATTGTTTTAATTAA
- a CDS encoding GNAT family N-acetyltransferase: MGLEFKKASEVEIEEIYELAGVNRKEATNCNAEDNRERMIEAYEHSAKYNAYFVCLMDGDTLLGWVQIDKAFDYLTGDEVGWINDLYVKSPYRGKGYSKLLIEEAFKEFKKNGYSDVRLNVYSFNHTAIKLYEKMGFEDVSKFMKVSI, from the coding sequence ATGGGGTTAGAATTCAAAAAAGCGTCAGAGGTTGAGATCGAAGAGATTTATGAATTAGCTGGTGTGAATCGTAAAGAAGCGACAAACTGCAATGCTGAGGACAATAGAGAAAGAATGATTGAAGCCTACGAACATTCTGCAAAATACAATGCTTATTTTGTTTGTTTAATGGATGGGGATACCTTGTTGGGCTGGGTTCAAATTGATAAGGCTTTTGACTATTTAACAGGTGATGAAGTCGGCTGGATCAACGATTTGTATGTAAAATCCCCATACAGAGGAAAGGGATACTCGAAGCTTTTAATTGAAGAAGCATTTAAAGAATTCAAAAAGAACGGCTATAGCGATGTAAGACTAAATGTGTATTCCTTCAATCACACAGCTATTAAACTGTATGAAAAAATGGGATTCGAAGACGTTAGTAAATTTATGAAAGTTTCTATTTAG
- a CDS encoding haloacid dehalogenase type II yields MTIKAYVYDAYGTLFDVYSVSVKAESEFNGFGKKISELWRKKQVEYFMIHQLTGNYKPFSEVTRNALLYTLKNLSLQINEDALNSLMQSYLELEVYEEVHATLENLQNQNKKQIIFSNGTYEMLNPLIEKRELNHLLNVLSVDDVKQYKPAPAAYKHALETLGVEPHEVLFMSSNFWDITGASSFGFKTAWINRAGHEIDELGIKPDYIYKDLKGLLE; encoded by the coding sequence ATGACAATAAAAGCTTATGTATATGACGCTTACGGAACTCTTTTTGATGTGTATTCCGTTTCAGTAAAAGCCGAGTCTGAATTTAATGGATTCGGCAAAAAAATCAGTGAACTGTGGCGCAAAAAACAGGTTGAGTATTTTATGATTCATCAGCTGACAGGCAATTACAAACCATTTTCTGAAGTTACGAGAAACGCTCTTTTGTATACCTTAAAAAATCTTTCTCTTCAAATTAATGAAGATGCACTCAATTCTTTGATGCAATCCTACTTAGAACTTGAAGTGTATGAAGAGGTTCATGCCACATTGGAGAACTTGCAAAATCAAAATAAAAAACAGATCATCTTTTCAAACGGCACCTATGAAATGCTGAATCCTCTTATTGAAAAAAGAGAACTAAATCACCTCCTGAACGTTTTATCAGTTGATGATGTAAAACAGTATAAGCCCGCTCCAGCTGCTTATAAGCATGCTCTTGAAACGCTTGGTGTTGAACCCCATGAAGTCTTATTTATGAGCTCTAACTTCTGGGATATTACAGGCGCTTCATCTTTTGGGTTTAAAACAGCATGGATCAATCGAGCTGGGCATGAAATTGATGAACTAGGTATTAAACCGGATTATATTTATAAAGATCTTAAAGGACTGCTGGAATAA
- a CDS encoding LapA family protein: protein MKMQLYLLFGFVFALIIATFAVINVGDVEINYLFGTANWPLILVILGSAVFGGLSVGLFGLIKVIQLQRQVKKLHQIHNEKESWKAEERRETVSDTVTPTQEIPHEKAEDK from the coding sequence ATGAAAATGCAATTGTACTTGTTATTCGGTTTTGTTTTTGCGCTGATTATTGCAACTTTTGCTGTTATTAATGTTGGTGATGTAGAGATCAATTATCTATTTGGAACAGCTAATTGGCCGCTTATTCTTGTTATTTTGGGATCAGCAGTTTTTGGAGGTCTTTCTGTTGGATTATTCGGCTTGATCAAAGTAATTCAGCTGCAAAGACAAGTGAAAAAGCTGCATCAGATTCACAACGAAAAGGAATCGTGGAAAGCAGAAGAAAGAAGAGAAACAGTTTCTGATACAGTTACTCCAACGCAAGAAATTCCACATGAAAAAGCAGAAGATAAATAA
- a CDS encoding alpha/beta fold hydrolase gives MRYITYYKNKNVDWVVFLHGLGGNHNIFYKQIDIFKEHFNLLLVDFPGHGESKPVEDHENLLKVTSEKTIKILNDLHIKSAHFIGVSLGSIILQHLALKAPERIKSMVVGGGVAKWETYGYLLAKFANLKFIRGLLPYMTLYKIFTYLVLPKGNHKRSRDIFIRHAKKLGTKQQFIKWSNLAMDSNIIYKKLNQETNQINKIYISGSEDHMFIKGINAHVENEQNSVLHIIDHCGHVCNIEKAKEFNNISLDFILNQERKWIKKAVV, from the coding sequence TTGAGATATATAACATATTACAAGAATAAAAATGTTGATTGGGTTGTATTTTTGCACGGGTTAGGCGGAAACCACAACATATTTTATAAGCAGATTGATATTTTCAAAGAACATTTTAATCTATTGTTAGTTGACTTCCCTGGACATGGTGAATCAAAGCCTGTGGAAGACCACGAAAATTTATTAAAGGTCACATCTGAGAAAACCATCAAAATATTAAATGATCTCCATATTAAATCAGCTCATTTTATAGGAGTATCTTTAGGGAGCATTATCTTACAGCACCTTGCATTAAAAGCACCAGAGAGAATAAAATCAATGGTCGTAGGTGGAGGAGTAGCTAAATGGGAAACATACGGTTATCTTTTAGCTAAGTTTGCAAATTTAAAGTTTATTCGAGGGTTACTTCCTTATATGACGTTATATAAAATCTTTACTTACTTGGTTTTGCCTAAAGGGAATCACAAACGTTCTCGAGATATTTTTATCCGACATGCAAAGAAACTCGGTACCAAACAACAGTTCATTAAGTGGTCTAACCTTGCTATGGATTCCAATATCATTTACAAAAAATTAAACCAGGAAACAAATCAAATTAATAAGATATATATTTCTGGAAGTGAAGACCATATGTTCATCAAAGGTATAAATGCACATGTAGAAAACGAACAAAATTCCGTTCTTCATATCATCGATCACTGTGGACACGTTTGTAACATAGAAAAAGCTAAAGAATTTAATAATATTTCATTGGATTTCATATTAAATCAAGAAAGAAAGTGGATTAAAAAAGCTGTTGTTTAA
- a CDS encoding LacI family DNA-binding transcriptional regulator, whose amino-acid sequence MATIRDVAKKAGVSVTTVSRALNGYSDVNEKTRERIKAIAKELKYSPNLLARSLVMKKTKTIGLLVSGLRIEGSKDNFTYEVLCGVNDCAGELGYELVLISTDSKKQQEKTYNQLVQERKVEGIILQGIKTDDPYLEEVLKSDIPCILIDIPMESDSVGYVTTDNRDGAKSAVTHLLNLGHKHIGMINGHSQAFVSQERLEGYQEALQEKGIPFNHLYVADGAFLEEKAESETGMLLDKHPEITALFCASDLMAMGAIRAAKKMGRNLPEDLSIVGFDNIILSAYSTPSLTTIGQDRYQLGYEATKLLTDMLEGNKGSKRKVLNTTFIKRESTSENHN is encoded by the coding sequence GTGGCAACGATTAGGGATGTAGCAAAAAAAGCGGGAGTATCTGTTACAACGGTTTCAAGAGCATTGAACGGATATTCTGACGTAAATGAAAAAACAAGAGAACGAATTAAAGCAATCGCAAAAGAATTAAAATACAGTCCAAACCTATTGGCAAGAAGCCTCGTGATGAAGAAGACAAAAACGATCGGTTTGCTCGTTTCAGGTTTGAGGATTGAAGGAAGCAAAGACAATTTCACCTATGAGGTTCTTTGCGGAGTAAATGATTGTGCTGGAGAGCTTGGCTATGAGTTAGTGCTCATCAGTACAGACTCTAAAAAACAGCAGGAAAAGACATACAATCAGCTTGTTCAAGAGCGTAAAGTCGAAGGAATTATTCTGCAAGGAATTAAAACGGATGATCCCTATCTAGAAGAAGTTCTGAAAAGTGATATCCCATGCATTCTCATTGATATCCCGATGGAGAGCGATTCAGTTGGATATGTCACAACCGATAATAGAGACGGTGCGAAATCAGCTGTCACACACCTATTGAACCTTGGGCATAAGCATATTGGGATGATCAACGGACACAGCCAAGCTTTTGTCAGCCAAGAACGGCTAGAAGGATATCAGGAGGCACTTCAGGAGAAAGGCATTCCGTTCAACCATTTATATGTTGCGGATGGTGCTTTTTTAGAAGAAAAAGCAGAGAGCGAAACGGGAATGCTGCTCGACAAACATCCTGAGATAACAGCATTGTTTTGTGCGAGTGATCTGATGGCGATGGGGGCGATAAGAGCTGCTAAAAAAATGGGACGAAATCTTCCAGAAGACTTATCGATCGTTGGTTTTGACAATATCATTTTGTCAGCCTATTCTACACCGTCACTTACTACGATTGGGCAAGATCGCTATCAATTAGGATATGAGGCAACAAAGCTTTTAACAGATATGCTCGAAGGAAACAAAGGCAGCAAAAGAAAAGTGCTGAACACAACTTTTATAAAAAGAGAATCAACTTCTGAAAACCACAATTAG